From the Musa acuminata AAA Group cultivar baxijiao chromosome BXJ3-7, Cavendish_Baxijiao_AAA, whole genome shotgun sequence genome, one window contains:
- the LOC135643345 gene encoding BAG family molecular chaperone regulator 1-like, with protein MRSRTGGRAAAAFSPIKESPEAEKAAEWEVRPGGMFVQKRDPDADAAAAPVPTIRVKVKYGAVYHEAYVSSQATFGELKKALSARTGLHPLDMKLLYKDKERESTAFLDHAGVKDKSKVVLVEDPTAQAKRLLEVRKADKMEKATKSISAVCLEVDRLASKVSALDAIVSKGGRVAENDVTNLIESLMNELIKLDAIVADGDVKLQRRMQIKRVQRYVETLDAIKIKNAMPRANGRPQAKEQPQWPHQKSHQPHHHQQQMRDTQNPVRPQMQQKKMHLQQPQNGMPQQPVVVTTNWETFDSLFMPSTTTPTPAASSTPHAKLDWELF; from the exons ATGCGGTCCAGGACAGGCGGGAGAGCGGCGGCGGCGTTCAGCCCCATTAAGGAGTCGCCGGAGGCGGAGAAGGCGGCGGAGTGGGAGGTCAGGCCGGGTGGGATGTTCGTCCAGAAGCGCGACCCCGACGCCGACGCGGCGGCCGCTCCCGTCCCCACCATCCGCGTCAAGGTCAAGTACGGCGCCGTGTACCACGAGGCCTACGTCAGCTCTCAGGCCACTTTCG GGGAGCTGAAGAAGGCGCTGTCGGCCAGAACGGGGCTGCACCCGCTCGACATGAAGCTGTTGTACAAGGACAAGGAGAGGGAGTCGACGGCGTTCCTGGACCACGCCGGGGTgaaggacaagtcgaaggtggtgTTGGTGGAAGACCCCACGGCGCAGGCCAAGCGCCTCCTCGAGGTGCGCAAAGCCGACAAGATGGAGAAGGCCACCAAGTCCATCTCCGCCGTCTGCCTCGAGGTCGATCGGCTCGCCTCCAAG GTGTCGGCGTTGGATGCGATCGTGAGCAAAGGCGGGAGGGTGGCGGAGAACGACGTGACCAATCTCATCGAATCGTTGATGAACGAGCTGATAAAGCTGGACGCCATCGTCGCCGACGGGGATGTCAAGCTGCAGAGGAGAATGCAG ATCAAGCGAGTGCAGAGGTACGTGGAGACACTGGATGCCATCAAGATCAAGAACGCAATGCCGAGAGCGAATGGTCGTCCACAGGCCAAGGAGCAGCCGCAATGGCCACACCAGAAGAGTCACCAACCGCATCATCATCAACAGCAAATGAGGGACACACAGAATCCGGTTCGACCGCAAATGCAGCAAAAGAAGATGCATTTGCAGCAACCACAGAATGGGATGCCGCAGCAACCGGTGGTGGTGACGACGAACTGGGAAACGTTCGATTCCCTGTTCATGCCATCCACAACCACGCCCACCCCGGCCGCCTCGTCCACTCCCCATGCCAAGCTCGACTGGGAGCTGTTCTGA